One window of the Salarias fasciatus unplaced genomic scaffold, fSalaFa1.1, whole genome shotgun sequence genome contains the following:
- the LOC115385735 gene encoding C-X-C motif chemokine 13-like — protein sequence MKNALLVLAALTLCCCFTCLHSSPPRHCRCIGVVPCCVPRRFIRKIEVIPNSGNCRRTEVIITRKNNSTDCVSPNDPRLKGLLQSMSLRQRRAAVKAPAVQ from the exons ATGAAGAACGCTCTGCTCGTCCTGGCTGCTCtgaccctctgctgctgcttcacctgcctgCACA GTTCTCCGCCACGGCATTGCCGCTGCATTGGAGTAGTTCCTTGCTGTGTCCCCAGGAGGTTCATCAGGAAAATTGAAGTGATTCCCAATTCAGGAAACTGTCGTCGCACTGAAGTGAT AATCACCAGAAAGAACAACTCCACGGACTGTGTCAGTCCGAACGACCCGCGACTCAAAGGTTTACTCCAGTCCATGAGCCTGAGACAAAG GAGAGCCGCGGTGAAAGCTCCCGCTGTGCAGTAG